In Deltaproteobacteria bacterium, a single window of DNA contains:
- a CDS encoding nucleoside deaminase — MAEQYQDDEHWMGQALEEAQLAADKGEVPVGALVIHEGKVIAKAHNLRELNKDPLAHAELLAIGKAAEELGRWRLIECTLYVTLEPCPMCAGAIVNSRLDRIVYGAGDPRAGACGTIFNIVEDERLNHRPEVVRGILKEPCSQILSKFFKDLRAKRKDP; from the coding sequence ATGGCCGAGCAGTATCAAGATGATGAACATTGGATGGGCCAGGCCCTTGAGGAAGCTCAGTTGGCCGCAGACAAGGGTGAAGTACCGGTAGGTGCCCTCGTGATTCACGAGGGGAAAGTCATTGCAAAAGCTCATAACCTACGGGAATTAAACAAAGATCCATTGGCTCACGCTGAATTATTAGCCATTGGAAAGGCAGCCGAAGAGCTCGGCCGCTGGAGGCTGATCGAGTGCACATTGTACGTCACATTGGAGCCATGCCCGATGTGTGCCGGAGCCATTGTGAACAGTCGACTCGATCGAATTGTTTACGGTGCGGGCGATCCAAGGGCGGGCGCGTGCGGGACAATTTTTAATATCGTGGAGGATGAACGGCTCAATCATCGCCCTGAAGTGGTCCGGGGAATTCTGAAAGAGCCGTGTTCGCAGATATTGTCTAAGTTTTTTAAGG